In Oreochromis niloticus isolate F11D_XX linkage group LG22, O_niloticus_UMD_NMBU, whole genome shotgun sequence, the sequence AGGGCTTTTCTTACATGATCAAGACGCTGGAACCCAGGTATGTGATACCATCACGACGTTTTTTCGCGGACACAGCCGTACCCAATCTCTACATAGATGTGAAGCGTAAAGTTGAGGAAAGTTTGAGCACAGCAGAAAGGGTTGCATTAACTTGCGACGCATGGACCTCGCGGGCTGTGGATTCATATGTGACTATAACAGCTCATTATCTCACAGCGGACTGGCGACTGCTGTCTTACGTTCTCCAAACTCGAACATTACATGAAAGTCACACCGGAGTGAACATTGCAAATCTCCTGCAAAATGCAGCACAGGAATGGGGGATTGCCGACAAAAATCTGGTGGTTGTCACCGACAATGCTTCTAATATGACAATATCCACTCAGCTAGCGGGATACCTGCATGTGAAGTGTTTCGCCCATATGCTTAATCTGGCATCACAACGAGCCTTAAACCTGCCTGCAGTAGCCAGAGTCTTGGGAAGAGTGCGGCGCATAACTGGGTTTTTCAATAGAAGCACAGTGGCAAACCACGCTCTGGAGCAAAACCAGAAAATTTTACAGCTCCCGACTCACAAGCTCAAGACCGACGTCTGCACGAGATGGAACAGTGCTTATGACATGCTCCAGCGTTTCCTTGAACAACAACCTGCGATTTGTGCAGCGCTGCTGTCTCCCGAAGTCAGAAAGAGTAGCACAGATATCTTTACTCTAAATGAGACGGATATTGGGAACACTGAAGAAATTGTCCGGGCCTTGAAGTCAATGCAAGTCGCGACTACTGTGATGTCTGAGGAAAAGAATCCTACTCTGTCTCTCGTAGCACCGCTGGTAGCACAGCTGTTGCACGACACCCAAGACAACATTGGTGACACAGCGCTGGTCAGAAACATCAAGCAAAGTATCAGTCAAGATCTTAAGAAGCGATATGCCAGCACAGTCGAGAGGAACACCCTCTACACAGCATCAGCTCTCGACCCACGCTTTAAAACCCTGCCGTTCCTATCACTggaggaaaaacaggaaacctATGCCAGAGTGGTTGCTGAGGCTATAACCCTTCAGGTAAGCAAACATTCTGGTGTTATAATTTAAATAACTTACTTACAATATTAGTAGATCGGCGATATTTTTGTCATATTGGTAATATTCTATTTAACAATTAAATACATTAATTGTAATTTGCTAACATATTACTGCATactaaaagatataaaatatttattttctccctccctctgtatgtgtgtgggttttCTACAGGAAGAAAAGAGGCAGCAGCCCATCTGTGAGCCAGAAGCCCATGAACATCATGAGAAACCTGACGAGACTGAACAAAATCCCAGACCCCCTCTCATACCAGCCAAGATGAGGAAGTCTTGTGGGTTAACAGACTTGCTTGGTCAGACTTATGGTGATGTTGGAGCCCCACCAAAATCATTATCTGCCACAGCTGAGGAGGAGGTGAAAAGATACCAGGAGGTCACGCCACTGGCCCTCACAGAAGACCCACTAAGCTGGTGGAAATCCCATGAGGAAGTCTATCCTTTCCTGGCCATGCTGGCAAAAAGATGCCTTTGTATCCCAGGTACTAGTGTCTCGGCTGAAAGAGTC encodes:
- the LOC109196590 gene encoding zinc finger BED domain-containing protein 1-like, giving the protein MEEEKEIRNAPSAFKSNVWTYFGFFNKDGTNEMDMTHGICKVCRMKMKYSGNTTNMRAHLTWHHPKIALTADGKASSKSAQLKNQPTLDTLSLAKLSPNSERAKKITQSITYFICKDLRPYNIVENEGFSYMIKTLEPRYVIPSRRFFADTAVPNLYIDVKRKVEESLSTAERVALTCDAWTSRAVDSYVTITAHYLTADWRLLSYVLQTRTLHESHTGVNIANLLQNAAQEWGIADKNLVVVTDNASNMTISTQLAGYLHVKCFAHMLNLASQRALNLPAVARVLGRVRRITGFFNRSTVANHALEQNQKILQLPTHKLKTDVCTRWNSAYDMLQRFLEQQPAICAALLSPEVRKSSTDIFTLNETDIGNTEEIVRALKSMQVATTVMSEEKNPTLSLVAPLVAQLLHDTQDNIGDTALVRNIKQSISQDLKKRYASTVERNTLYTASALDPRFKTLPFLSLEEKQETYARVVAEAITLQEEKRQQPICEPEAHEHHEKPDETEQNPRPPLIPAKMRKSCGLTDLLGQTYGDVGAPPKSLSATAEEEVKRYQEVTPLALTEDPLSWWKSHEEVYPFLAMLAKRCLCIPGTSVSAERVFSTAGDIVTAKRSTLTSEHVDQLLFLSKNADIASLSKCV